The genome window CCTCCTCCACCAACTGGCGCCAGCTCGCGTGGACCGGATGTGGGGTATCGAGCAACAACACCCCTTTGCTCGAATCGTCGCTATGCGGCAAGGCACACAGCAGTCGATGCACGCCCCGTTGCCGGCAAGGCCCACAGGCCTGAGCCGCATCCGGCAGTGTCGAGTCACGCCAGGGGCAACGCGCAACGTCCTGACAGCCCTCGAGCAATCCGCGCCGTGCCGGCCCCAGGTCTTCGCCGTCGAGGATCAGATTCAGTCTGCAGGTTGGCAGCAGCGCTTCGAAACGATCCAGAAAACCCGACAAGGCACCGTCAGCGTGCACCTGACACAAGGGCAACCCGGCCAGCAGTTTGCGCACGCTGCGCGCCTGCTCGGGGCGGATACGCCCCAACCAGAGCGGCCACCACTGCGGTCGTGTTCGCACTCTCGATAACTCCCCGTCCGGTTGCTCAGCCATGAGTAAAGACCAGCAACTTCCATGCCCCGAACAAGCGTTGCGCAGGGCTTATCTCCAAAGACATAGCCCTTTTTCCGGATTGAGAAGATTTTCCCCATAGGAAAGTATCTTCCCCAACAGGAAACAAACGCCCAATCCAACGCCACCTTTCTCGCGCTTCGACAGACGCGGATCAGCCAGGAAAATCCTCATGACGGATAGACACAGCGCCGCCCCGGACCGACTTCACAGCCTCCCGCGCTATCGCCAGCCGCTGCCTCGTGAAAGCGCCACCCGGCACATCGTGGTCATGCAATCGGCGGCCGCCTGCTCGCCCTTTGCCGGGGAACTGGAACAACCCTTGGTGCTGGATGGCGAGAGCGCCGACTTTTCCCGGCGCCTGCATCAGGTGCTGGTTGGCGCGACCGTCGGCAGCCATCTCTACATCATGGGCGACGAGGCCTTTATCTGGCGCATCCACGGCGAGGCCCGCAGCGCCGGAATGGAAGATGACGAGATCGACATCACCCGCACGATTGCCGGTGCGCGCCGGGTGTATTGCGTGCACTGCGGCCTGACGCAGGTCGCCGGGCCAGAGGCGCTGCTGACTTGCCTCGGTTGCGACGTAGGGCTGGAAGTCCGCGAACATTTCTCCCGCCGCCTCGGGGCGTACCTCGGCGTCTGCACCAACCCCGACCAGCCTTATGGCGGAGTCCGGTCATGAGCGCCGCCATCGAAGTGCGGGTCAGCGCAGCGAGAATGCTTACCCCAGTGGTGCGCGAATTCACCCTGCAGGCGTGCGCCGGGCCGCTGCCGGCTTTCTCTCCCGGCAGTCATGTGCAGGTCCACCTGCCACTGGCCGAAGGCAAGCTGCGCAATGCCTATTCACTCACCAGCGAACCGGCGGACAGCCAGCATTACCGCATCGCTGTACGCCTGCAGGAGGCCTCCCGCGGCGGCTCGCACTACCTGCATCGGCAGGTCCAGGTCGGGGACAGGCTGCAGATTTCGCCGCCGGCCAATCTGTTCGCCCTGCACTCGACCGCCAGCCTGCACATCCTGATCGCCGGAGGCATCGGCATCACGCCGTTCATGACCTACATCGCGGCCCTTGAACAACGCCAGGCTCACTTTGAATTGCACTACCTCTGTCGTCCTGGCCTGAGCGATGCCTATGTCGAGGCGTTGCAACAACGGCTGGGATCACGTCTGCACACCTACGCCAGCCGCCCGGACCTGAGCCGGATCCTGCGCGATCGACCACTGGGCAGCCACGTTTACACCTGTGGTCCGCAACCGTTGCTCGATGCGGTTCGGCAACAGGCCAGGGCCCTTGGCTGGCCGCCGGGCCGGGTGCATTGGGAAGCCTTCAATGCCGCACAACCGGGCCAACCCTTCGACCTGGAACTGCTGCGCAGCGGCCAGCGCTTACGCGTCGGCGCCGAACAAAGCCTGCTCGAAGCCCTGGAGTCCGCCGGACTGCAGATCCCCAATCTGTGCCGTGGCGGCGTCTGTGGCCAATGCATCACCCGCCATGTGGCCGGCGACATCGAACACCGCGACAGTTTCCTGAGCCCCGCCGAGCAGGCTGACTTTCTCATGCCTTGTGTCTCCCGCGGCTGCGGCCCTTGCGTTTCGCTGGATCTTTAGGAGTCGACCATGACCATTCAATCAAGCCCCCTGCAGAGTTACCGAGACGACTTCAGTTTTCGCAACAGCCCCACGGCCATCCGCCGTTTTCCCTTCCCCTTCACCGAGGACAGCTACCTGTACTCGGTGAACATCGAGCCGGCGATTTCGCGGGACCCAGGCTCGGTTTACCAACACGGGTTCGACATCGACGAACACTACCGTTCGGAAATGGCTGAACGCGCCCTGGTACTGGACAAGGATCCGCGCCGTTACCTGGTGATGCCGCACATGCAAGTGGCAGCCTGGGATGCGTTGCAGATGCTCATGGAACATCTCGCCGCGGATTATCCGCAGTGGTTCTCGCTGGTGCGTGACGGTGATCGCTGGCATTGGCGCAACACGCTGCTGAACATCGATCAGCACTTTGTGTTCGGGGATGCCACCAGCCTGCCCTGCGAACCGTTGGAGTTCATTGGCCGACAGGTACAGGGGGACTTCGCCCTCCTCGATCAACGCGACGGCGATCTGTACATGGACGCCGGCCTGGTCACCAGCCCGGCCGACTGGTCCCTGGCCTTCGACGCCGGCATGAGTTTCAAGCAATGGCATTCACCGGTGCCCATGGCCCACCAGATGGGCATCTTCGACCGCGCGCTGAAGTACCTGCTCAACCTGCAAACGGGGCAGCCGGTGCGGCGCCTGAACTGGACACTGACGATCAATCCGCGCCTGGACTCCTCCCCCGAGACTTTCCATGAATGGGGCGCCGACCGCGGCCGCATCAGCGCCGAAAACGTCGGGCAACAGGTTCACCTGCGGGTCGAGTTGCAAGTGATGGCCCGTCTGCCGCGCAGCAACGCGGTGATGTTCAGCATCCGCACCTACCTGATCAGCATGCAGGAACTGGTCACCCAGCCCGGCTGGGGCTGCCGCCTGCACCGTGTGCTGCGCGACCTGCCCGAGCCGATCGCCGACTACAAGGGCATGAGTCGTTATCGACAGACCCTGGTGGAGTGGCTGAGCCGCTTCGACCCGCAAGCCTGACCCCTCACCTACTTTTCCCGACAAGGATCTTCACATGACGCATTCATGGCGTATTTCCGCGCTGGCCGAACGGCACCGCGCACTCGGCTCGAACCTGGAAGACTGGAACGGCATGGGCACTGCCTGGACCTACGACAGCGATCTGGCCGATCACCATCAGGCAATCCGCACCCGGGCCGGGCTGATGGACGTGTCCGGGCTGAAAAAAGTCCACTACGTCGGCCCCCACGCCGAGAGCCTGCTGCAGTGGGCCACCACCCGCGACATCGCCAAGCTCTACCCCGGCAAGTCGGTGTATGCCTCGATGCTCGACGAGGACGGAAAATTCGTCGATGACTGCATCGTCTATCGCACCGGCCCCAACGCTTTCATGGTGGTCCACGGTGCCGGCAGTGGCCACGAAATGCTGGTGCGTTCATCTCAGGGTCGCCAGGTGGCGGTGCTGTTCGATGACGACTTGCACGATCTGTCACTGCAAGGGCCGCTGGCGGTGGATTTTCTCGCCGAGCACGTCCCCGGAATCCGTCAGCTGCCCTATTTCCATCACCTGCAAACCCGCCTGTTCGATCGCCCGGTGATGATTTCTCGCACCGGTTACACCGGCGAGCGCGGCTACGAGATCTTCTGCAAGGCCGCCGATGCCCCGGCGCTGTGGGACACGATCCTCGAACAAGGCGCCGGCCTGGGCATCATCCCTTGCGCCTTTACCGCCCTGGACTGGTTGCGGGTGGAAAGCTCGCTGATGTTTTTCCCCTACGACAACTCGCAGATGTACCCCTTCGCCGATCAGAAGGCTGGCGACACCCTGTGGGAAATGGGCCTGGATTTCACCGTGTCCCCGGACAAGCGCGAATTCCGTGGCGCCGAAGAGCACTTCCGGTTGCGCGGCCAGGAGCGCTTCAAGATCACCGGCGTGTTGCTCGAAGGCGTCCGCGCTGCGGAGGCCGGGGACACCTTGTGGCAAGGCAACCAGCAAGTCGGGGTGATCACCTGCGGCATGTATTCGCGCCTGAGCAAGCGCTCCATGGCCATCGCCCGGATGAGCGTCGCCTGCTCGAGTCCAGGCGTTGCCCTGCAGGTGCGCGGCAGCCAGGAAAGCGCCGCCGTGACCCACGCCCTGCCCTTCGACGACCCGGAAAAAACCAAGCGCACGGCCAAGGGCTGAGCCTCCAACACTTTATCCAAGGGACCTTCGATGGACACTTCCAGCGAACATTACATTCTCAAGATCAACTGCCCGGCAGCGTCCGGCATCGTTGCCGCGATCACCACCTGCCTGGCCGGACAGCAATGCTACATCAGCGAGCTGGCGCAATTCGACGACGAGTTCACCGGGCAGTTTTTCATGCGCGCGGTGTTTCGTTTCAACACCGGCGTAACCGGCGATGTCGACGCTCTACGCAAAGGTCTGGGCAACCTGGCCGGCGGCTTCGACATGCAGTGGCAGCTGTTCTGCAGCAGTCAACCGACCCGGGTGCTGCTGATGGTCAGCAAGTTCGACCACTGCCTGACTGACCTGCTGTACCGCCACCGCAAAGGCGAGATGGACATGCACATCACCGCAGTGGTCTCCAACCACCTGGACCTGCGAGCCATGGCCGAACGCGAAGGCATTCGCTTCATCTACCTGCCGATCACCAAGGACAGCAAGGCCAGCCAGGAAGCCGAGTTGATGCGCATCGTCGAGGACACTCAGACCGATCTGGTGGTGCTCGCCCGCTACATGCAGATTCTGTCCGACGGCCTGTGTCAGCAGCTGTCCGGCCGGGCCATCAACATCCATCACTCGTTCCTGCCCGGTTTCAAGGGCGCCAAGCCCTATCACCAGGCCTACGACCGTGGCGTGAAGTTGATCGGCGCCACCGCCCACTACGTCACCAGCGACCTCGACGAGGGCCCCATCATCGAGCAGGAAATCCAGCGCGTCGACCACACCCACCTGCCTGATTCGCTGGTTGCCATCGGCCGCGACACCGAAACCGTCGCCCTTTCCAAAGCCCTGAAATACCACCTGGAACACCGGGTATTCATCAACCAGGACAAGACGGTGATTTTTCGCTGAGCGAGCCTTTTTTCCGAATCACAGCCACGAGAAACGACCATGACCACACGTGTAGCAATCATCGGCGCCGGCCCTTGCGGCATGGCTCAACTGCGGGCATTTCAATCGGCCAGGGACCAGGGAACGCCCATCCCGGAACTGGTCTGCTATGAAAAACAGCAAGACTGGGGCGGCATGTGGAATTACACCTGGCGCACCGGTCTGGATGAAAACGGCGAACCGGTGCACGGCAGCATGTACCGCTATCTGTGGTCGAACGGCCCGAAGGAATGCCTGGAGTTCGCCGACTACACCTTCGAAGAACATTTTGGCCGTCCCATCGGCTCCTACCCGCCTCGGGAGGTGCTCTGGGACTACATCAAGGGCCGCGTAGAAAAAGCCGGGGTTCGCGACTACATCCGTTTTAACAACGTGGTGCGCCAGGTCACCTTTGACGAAGAGACTCGCCGCTTCACGGTGGTCGCCCACGACCACGGCAGCGATACCCAGACCTCGGAAGAGTTCGACTATGTGATCAACGCCTGCGGACACTTTTCGACGCCGATGATGCCGTACTTCCCCGGATTCGAGCAGTTCGGCGGGCGCATCCTGCACGCCCACGATTTCCGCGATGCGCTGGAGTTCAAGGGCAAGGATCTGCTGATCGTCGGCAGCAGCTATTCTGCCGAAGACATCGGCTCCCAGTGCTACAAATATGGCGCCCGCAGCATCACCAGTTGCTACCGCACCGCCCCCATGGGCTATGACTGGCCGGCCAACTGGGAAGAAAAACCGCTGTTACAGCGCCTGGAAAAAAACCGCGCGTACTTTATCGACGGCACCCACAAGCACATCGATGCGGTGATCCTGTGCACCGGCTACAAACATCACTTCCCCTTCCTGCCGGACGAACTGCGCCTCAAGACCGACAACCGGCTATGGCCGATGAACCTGTACAAGGGCATTTTCTGGGAGCCCAACCCGCAGCTGATCTACCTCGGCATGCAGGACCAGTGGTACTCGTTCAACATGTTCGACGCCCAGGCCTGGTACGCCCGCGACGTGATCCTGCAACGCATCGCCCTACCCGACCAGGCACAAAGGGCCGCCGATAGTCAGCAATGGCAT of Pseudomonas fluorescens contains these proteins:
- a CDS encoding PDR/VanB family oxidoreductase, which produces MSAAIEVRVSAARMLTPVVREFTLQACAGPLPAFSPGSHVQVHLPLAEGKLRNAYSLTSEPADSQHYRIAVRLQEASRGGSHYLHRQVQVGDRLQISPPANLFALHSTASLHILIAGGIGITPFMTYIAALEQRQAHFELHYLCRPGLSDAYVEALQQRLGSRLHTYASRPDLSRILRDRPLGSHVYTCGPQPLLDAVRQQARALGWPPGRVHWEAFNAAQPGQPFDLELLRSGQRLRVGAEQSLLEALESAGLQIPNLCRGGVCGQCITRHVAGDIEHRDSFLSPAEQADFLMPCVSRGCGPCVSLDL
- a CDS encoding aminomethyltransferase family protein is translated as MTHSWRISALAERHRALGSNLEDWNGMGTAWTYDSDLADHHQAIRTRAGLMDVSGLKKVHYVGPHAESLLQWATTRDIAKLYPGKSVYASMLDEDGKFVDDCIVYRTGPNAFMVVHGAGSGHEMLVRSSQGRQVAVLFDDDLHDLSLQGPLAVDFLAEHVPGIRQLPYFHHLQTRLFDRPVMISRTGYTGERGYEIFCKAADAPALWDTILEQGAGLGIIPCAFTALDWLRVESSLMFFPYDNSQMYPFADQKAGDTLWEMGLDFTVSPDKREFRGAEEHFRLRGQERFKITGVLLEGVRAAEAGDTLWQGNQQVGVITCGMYSRLSKRSMAIARMSVACSSPGVALQVRGSQESAAVTHALPFDDPEKTKRTAKG
- a CDS encoding NAD(P)-binding domain-containing protein, producing MTTRVAIIGAGPCGMAQLRAFQSARDQGTPIPELVCYEKQQDWGGMWNYTWRTGLDENGEPVHGSMYRYLWSNGPKECLEFADYTFEEHFGRPIGSYPPREVLWDYIKGRVEKAGVRDYIRFNNVVRQVTFDEETRRFTVVAHDHGSDTQTSEEFDYVINACGHFSTPMMPYFPGFEQFGGRILHAHDFRDALEFKGKDLLIVGSSYSAEDIGSQCYKYGARSITSCYRTAPMGYDWPANWEEKPLLQRLEKNRAYFIDGTHKHIDAVILCTGYKHHFPFLPDELRLKTDNRLWPMNLYKGIFWEPNPQLIYLGMQDQWYSFNMFDAQAWYARDVILQRIALPDQAQRAADSQQWHAREQQLETNQQMFEYQGAYIQQLVDATDYPNFDIAAVNDTFLHWKHDKAHDIMGYRDKSYRSLMTGTQSPPHHTPWLHALDDSMAAYLAEPPMSVKSIG
- a CDS encoding dimethylamine monooxygenase subunit DmmA family protein, whose amino-acid sequence is MTDRHSAAPDRLHSLPRYRQPLPRESATRHIVVMQSAAACSPFAGELEQPLVLDGESADFSRRLHQVLVGATVGSHLYIMGDEAFIWRIHGEARSAGMEDDEIDITRTIAGARRVYCVHCGLTQVAGPEALLTCLGCDVGLEVREHFSRRLGAYLGVCTNPDQPYGGVRS
- the purU gene encoding formyltetrahydrofolate deformylase, which translates into the protein MDTSSEHYILKINCPAASGIVAAITTCLAGQQCYISELAQFDDEFTGQFFMRAVFRFNTGVTGDVDALRKGLGNLAGGFDMQWQLFCSSQPTRVLLMVSKFDHCLTDLLYRHRKGEMDMHITAVVSNHLDLRAMAEREGIRFIYLPITKDSKASQEAELMRIVEDTQTDLVVLARYMQILSDGLCQQLSGRAINIHHSFLPGFKGAKPYHQAYDRGVKLIGATAHYVTSDLDEGPIIEQEIQRVDHTHLPDSLVAIGRDTETVALSKALKYHLEHRVFINQDKTVIFR
- a CDS encoding heme-dependent oxidative N-demethylase family protein, yielding MTIQSSPLQSYRDDFSFRNSPTAIRRFPFPFTEDSYLYSVNIEPAISRDPGSVYQHGFDIDEHYRSEMAERALVLDKDPRRYLVMPHMQVAAWDALQMLMEHLAADYPQWFSLVRDGDRWHWRNTLLNIDQHFVFGDATSLPCEPLEFIGRQVQGDFALLDQRDGDLYMDAGLVTSPADWSLAFDAGMSFKQWHSPVPMAHQMGIFDRALKYLLNLQTGQPVRRLNWTLTINPRLDSSPETFHEWGADRGRISAENVGQQVHLRVELQVMARLPRSNAVMFSIRTYLISMQELVTQPGWGCRLHRVLRDLPEPIADYKGMSRYRQTLVEWLSRFDPQA